From the Maioricimonas rarisocia genome, one window contains:
- a CDS encoding DUF1559 family PulG-like putative transporter, with amino-acid sequence MTRQERIHNRIRNVRGGLSMIELIVVMGLIAVLAALTLPAVGKARQAARRTQCINNLRNIAFGLTQYDESKQRLPASGYYHIDPDRTHRLHSWAVEILPYINQGNLFDQLSPDRPLEDPANDALRRAQVPVYVCSTDLSRNPEKFGDLSYAVNGGVGFTVRRSGVRDCPVDREWTLLDLNGDGAGCTGDPDVDALDKKLFEAMGMFFLESRNNNVTRRHHSLGDVLDGTSQTFMLAENVRAGFDPDTELANFADSNPYRCAFYIGNPCPGGACNEGNVDYSRCNAGENRINSGLQSAEGSSPIPNSFHEGGVNVAYADGHVQFVSEQIDGAIYAALVSPQGLRLQGLPLEQVIVSGDGF; translated from the coding sequence ATGACACGTCAGGAACGCATCCACAACAGAATCCGTAACGTCCGGGGCGGTCTCTCGATGATCGAGTTGATCGTCGTGATGGGGCTGATCGCGGTGCTGGCTGCACTGACCCTGCCGGCTGTGGGCAAGGCCCGTCAGGCGGCACGGCGGACACAGTGCATCAACAATCTTCGCAACATCGCCTTCGGCCTGACTCAGTACGACGAATCGAAGCAGCGGCTGCCGGCCTCGGGCTACTATCACATCGATCCGGACCGGACGCACCGGCTGCACAGCTGGGCGGTCGAGATTCTGCCGTACATCAATCAGGGGAATCTGTTCGATCAGCTGTCCCCAGACCGGCCGCTGGAGGATCCGGCGAACGATGCGCTCAGGCGTGCCCAGGTGCCGGTCTACGTCTGCTCGACCGACCTGAGCCGCAACCCCGAGAAGTTCGGTGACCTCAGCTACGCGGTGAACGGGGGGGTGGGATTCACGGTGCGGCGAAGCGGCGTGAGGGACTGTCCGGTGGACCGGGAATGGACGCTGCTGGATCTCAACGGGGACGGAGCCGGCTGCACCGGCGACCCGGATGTGGACGCTCTGGACAAGAAGCTGTTCGAGGCGATGGGGATGTTCTTTCTGGAGTCGCGGAACAACAACGTCACTCGGCGGCATCATAGTCTGGGAGACGTGCTTGACGGCACATCGCAGACGTTCATGTTGGCAGAGAATGTGCGGGCCGGCTTCGATCCGGACACGGAACTGGCGAATTTCGCGGACTCGAATCCGTACCGCTGCGCCTTTTACATCGGCAACCCGTGCCCCGGCGGTGCCTGCAACGAAGGGAACGTCGACTACTCCCGGTGCAATGCTGGTGAGAACCGGATCAACAGCGGGCTGCAGAGTGCCGAGGGGAGTTCGCCGATCCCGAACTCGTTCCACGAAGGGGGAGTCAACGTGGCCTATGCGGATGGACATGTGCAGTTCGTTTCCGAGCAGATCGACGGAGCGATCTATGCGGCGCTGGTGAGTCCTCAGGGGTTGCGGCTGCAGGGTTTGCCGCTCGAGCAGGTGATTGTTTCGGGAGACGGCTTTTGA